The Gracilinanus agilis isolate LMUSP501 unplaced genomic scaffold, AgileGrace unplaced_scaffold52913, whole genome shotgun sequence nucleotide sequence ccccGTCCTCTGAGCCCCGCTCGGGGCCGGATTGTCTGGGGGTGCCTGGAGCGGAGCCACCCTGAGCCTCCTCCTGACCCGGAGCCTCCCTGCTTCCCCTCCCTAGAAAACGGAGCTTTCTTCTGTAACGAGTGCGACTGCCGCTTCTCGGAGGAGGCGTCCCTGAAGAGGCACACCCTGCAGACGCACAGCGACAAGCCTTACAAATGTGACCGCTGCCAGGCCTCCTTCCGCTACAAGGGCAACCTCGCCAGCCACAAGACCGTCCACACGGGTACGGCTGCTCAGACGGCGCTCCGTGCGGCCCGGGGGAGGGCCTGGGGGGAACCAGGAGCCCCGGGGGGGGGGCCAAGGAGCAGGGGAGCTGGGAGCCTCAAGGGGGGGCCTGTCCTGGGTGCCCACGCCTGTGGGGAGGGGGCCTCCCATAGCTGGGGCATTAAGCGGGGGAGGCCAGCTAGAGGCCAGGCCAGGTTTCTGAGGTCCCCCCTGACCCTGGTGACATCCCGGGGGACTGCAGCCACTCGGGGGGCCGGCACTGCCTCGCCCCCCAAGACCTCCTGGCCCGGCCCGGCAGGCTAGGCAGCTGATGGCAGAGGCTGGGGCCCCGGGAGGGTAGCCGGCTTGGTGGCGGTCAGAGGCCCAGCCTGGGCGCCTGAGTGCCTTTTGGCCTCCGTTGGCTCCTCTGTAGGCCAGAGGGCTGGTGCTGATGTCCCGTCGGGGCTTCAGGCTGCTCATGTCTCCCATGAGGGCCTCCAAGACCCTCTGATCCTCCTCAGTGCCCCTCTCCCTGCAGGGAGCCACCTCTGGAGGGCTGGCCTTTCCCTTGGGAGGCCCCCTTCCCCCGGGATTCCATCCACTGGGACGTGCTCCTTTCGGGGGGCTGCCCCCTCACCGCGCCGTCTCCTCCCTTCGTCCGCAGGGGAAAAACCCTATCGGTGCAACATTTGTGGCGCCCAGTTCAACCGGCCGGCCAACCTGAAGACTCACACCCGCATCCACTCTGGGGAGAAGCCGTACAAGTGCGAGACCTGCGGAGCGCGATTCGTGCAGGTCAGTGGAGGGCCTGTCTGGGGGGGCCTCCGTCCGTCCGTCCCTCTCTCGGGGTTCCGTCGGGGGCGGCCCTCGCTGAcgtccctccctcctccctggcaGGTGGCCCACCTGCGTGCCCACGTGCTCATCCACACCGGCGAGAAGCCCTACCCGTGTGAGATCTGCGGCACCCGCTTCCGGCACCTGCAGACCCTCAAAAGCCACTTGCGCATCCACACGGGAGAAAAGCCCTACCATGTACGTGAGTCGTTCTTTCTGCCGGGCGAGCtttctgggggagggagggagggggggaccCCGGAGCTGCCTCCCCGGGGAAGAGCCTCGTGTCCAGAAGTCCTGCAACTGCTTTGTGTCGAGGACCCTCTCAAGGCTTTTAAAGGCAGAAAATACACTCAGAAAGCTAAAAACAGCCAGAAAACCAAAGGCGGGTGCAAAGAGGCCATTTTCTCCTTCATCCACGTTCATGAGCCCCCTGAGAACCCCCGGACTTGGGAGGGTCTGGCCAAATTCAGAACAGGGCAGCTGGCTCCAGAGGACACGGTCCGCCCCGGCTCTGCGGATCACAGAATTGGCCTCAGCGGCCCTCTGTGGGCTTTGTCCAGCCCCTCTTCTGGCCTTGGAGGGGATCCCCCCGGGGAGGGCCTGTTCTCAAGGTCCAGAGATTGTCCATCAGGATGGACACAGCCCTGCCGGCCCCCTGGCTCAGCCCCATTTGTCTGACAGTCATGAAACCAAGCATGGAAGTGGTCTTGGCCAGATGTCAGAGCACTCTCGAGTCCTCCAAACCTCCATTCGGTACTTGGAGACGGATGTTGTCTAGAGAAAAAGGAGAGCGTGATGAGGAGTCAGTCAATTAATAAGCAATCAAGtgacagcatttattaaacccctactatgtgCGAGGCACCCTGCTGGGCCCCGAGATGGACAGACAGGAGGGACAGAGCCCCTGACCCCAAGCACTTCCATTCCATCACGATTTGGTCTTGCCGTGGACTCCCAAGAGTGGAGTCTTTGAATTTACTTCTCGAACCCTGCAAGATGTGGTCTTGTTGATGCTTTTTGAAAACGTCACCATCCTTTCCCTATGACGTGGCCCCCCACCTGCCAATGAGGTGCTATTAGTTATAAAGAAAACCACATGTGGTCATGGG carries:
- the LOC123255837 gene encoding B-cell lymphoma 6 protein-like, which codes for SPARGATCSSRAVLEREGPRGSARLCLLPSLPRPLSPARGRIVWGCLERSHPEPPPDPEPPCFPSLENGAFFCNECDCRFSEEASLKRHTLQTHSDKPYKCDRCQASFRYKGNLASHKTVHTGEKPYRCNICGAQFNRPANLKTHTRIHSGEKPYKCETCGARFVQVAHLRAHVLIHTGEKPYPCEICGTRFRHLQTLKSHLRIHTGEKPYHV